A segment of the Blastocatellia bacterium genome:
TTCAATTGCATTTAGCCTGGTTGCCCCGCATCTTGCGAGCTAGCACGCTGGAAGCGAGCGCTCCCAGCATAAATTCATTCGCAAACCGCTCTAGGAGCGCCCGCTCTGGTGTGCCTGTTGAGCTCGCCGGATGCAGGCGCTCCCCAGTTTTCATCTGTCCTGGCCAGCTTGGGCTTCATAGGCGCTTCCAGGTTATAGGCAATGAAAACCGCTTAGGGGATAACCGGTCATCCCATTTGCCTATGCGTGGCAGTTCATCCACATGTGCGGTAATGAATGAGCGGCCACATCACTGCCCTTTGGCCCTAGGGCCTACGAACTCATCGGCGCCGATGTCAAAACCAGCTCCGAAGGGGCGCCGGTCGCCGTCCACATCATCGGTCACGCCGGCATTCACGCCTGCGTCTATGGCGGCTGAACCAGCTTGCAGATGGTGCGTGGCATCCAGCCGAGGATCGCCACGTAGCGGATTGACGGCCTCGAAGATTGGCATGCCGGCTTCAGCAGCGTGCAATACGCCGACGCGATTGGTCAGCGTGTTGATGTGCCGGATGCGGACCTCGCCGCTGACCTGATGCCCGACGAACGCGCTGCCAGCCGAGTCAATCAGCGTGTTGGTGAGCGTTGCTCTAGTCGGAGCTCCGCCCAGACGTAGCGCACTCAGCGCTGGTTGGGCAGCCCATGTTAGGTGAGCCAGGCGCAGCTCCATTTCACCAGAGAGGACATCAACATTGAACACTGCGCCAAAATCTCCAGGACTGAGCAGCGTGTTGGATGCTAACACAACGTTGGTCATCTGTACGCTCGCTGCGCTGGTTCCTTGTTTAATCAAGCTAATAGCTGCGCCCTGACTGCGCGCCTGGTTCTGTCGCATGATCACGCGGTTCAGACGCAAGGCCGTTCCCTCGAACGTCAATCGGGCTTCCAGCGCACCGCCATCATCGCTCACCCTGTTGCCGGTGAAAGTCGAGTTCTCAATGGAGATTCCCTCATCCGGTTGGAAGATAGCCAACCCGCCGCCGTAGCTAGCAGCTTGATTCCTCTCAAAGCGACTATTGACGATGGCGACGCTGCTGCCGAAAACAATATTCAGTCCGCCCCCCGAACCACCGGAGCTTGGTGCTTGGTTGTCAGTGAAGGTCGTGTTTTCCACCCGACTGCCACCGATGAGCTCCCACAAATAGGCCCCGCCGCCGTCGCTAAAGATGCGCGTGCGACTGGCAATGTTGTTAGTGATCGTGCAGTCGCGTAGATGCAGCCTCACTCGAAAGGCAAACAACCCACCGCCGCAATCGCTACCGGTGCGCGAGCAGACCAAGCGGGCGACGCCGGGCGGATTGCCCAGTCCGCTATAGTCCCCATTGGTGATGGTGAAGCCGGCCACTGTTACCGTCTGGGTCCCATTACCCACAATCGAGATGCCGCGCCCTTGACGCTGCGCATCTATCACAGTGGGATTCTGCGTCGGGTTGGGTTGCGTCCAGTTGGTCGTGCTGTAGCCGCCTTGCAAAGTCAGGCTCTTCGTGATGAGCACAACCTGCCTGAAGCTGTTGCCACCGACCGTCGCCGTGGCCACTCCCGTGTAGGTTCCCGCGGCCACGCGAATCTCGTCGCCTTCGGCAGCCGCGTTCACAGCCGCTTGAATCGTGCTGAAGCAGGGAGATTGTCCACCGCAGGTTGGGTCTGTGGCCGAAACGTACAAAACCCCAGGATGAGCGCCCGTCGCAGAGACACGCCAGGCCTCCACTGGCATGAACGCCAATCCTAGTGCGAATCCTGAGAGAGTCATGATCAGCCAGTGATTACCCTTCATCGCTCCTCCTTTTCTTGTTGGTTTGCCCGACGTGAGCTAGATATCGAGGCTCAATCCGTCATAGGCAATGATCACCGAGCCGGGGAATATTTTAGCAATCTCTGTTTTCACGTCCAGCGCATCCAGCTCCGGATACAAATGCGTCGCCACCAACCGCGCAACCTTGGCGCGTCGGGCCAACTGGGCTACTTCAGGGATGGACATGTGTCTGACGTCCGCGCGCGGCTTGGCGAACGAACACTCGGCGATGAGCAGGTCCAAGTGGTGAAAGAACTCGGCCAGGTCATCAGCATAAGCCGTATCGCCCGTGTAGCCGACGCTCGTGCCGCGTTCGTCTACGCGCACAGCGAGGCTTTCGCTGGTGTGTGGCGTCTTGTGCAAGCGCATCCAGTGGCCAGGCAGCAGAACATATTCACGCCCCGGCTCCACGTCTTCAATTTCAACGGGGAATCGGAGCGTCAGTAATTCGTAGCCAACGGCTTCTTCCCACATCTTGAGCAGACGCGCCGTGCCGACGGGGCCCATGATGCGCAACGGTGCAGTGCGTTGCTCGACACCTGGACTATGCTTGAGCGCAAACAGCAAGGCAGGCAATTCGGCGATGTGGTCAAGATGAAAGTGAGTCAAAAACACGTGTGTGATGTTGACCCAATCAAGTCCGTAGCGCGGCATGGCGTGCAGCACGCCGGCGCCGCAATCCAGCAGCAGCCGCAGCTCATCCGTTTGCACCCAAAACCCGGCTGAATTGCGCGCCCGGTGCGGCACGCTCGTACCCGAACCTAACACCACGATTCTCATATCCTCGTCGGCGATGATTGTGCCTAATCGGGAAACTGATGGCAAGCAGTCAGCTCGAATGAATAGAGGGTTTTCTGCTCAAAAGACGCTCCGGCTCAGAAAAAATTTTTTGTTTTCGGCGTCATGGCGAGTGCGCAGAACATAAGCCACGTTCATGAAGCCAAGAAGCATGGTAGGAACTGAACCGACTGAGCGCGAATCTGCGATCGTTAGTCGGCATTTGGTATGAGCTTGCTACTGAAGCAATTTCATAGACTCTTGAGCACGTGGCACAGGCGTTCCCGCCGGTGCTCTATTTTCATGCTTTGTGGCGTGCGCGGAGAATAAGGGCGATTCCTCGGAAAATGATTACGGAGGGCAGCCATGGAAAAGGCTCTTTGTGAGCTCTGTGACGGCGTTAGCTTCATTCATGCCTCGCCTTAAAATAGGTTTGTAGTCAGGCGATGCGTCGCCCTCTAATGCGCGATCAATGGCCCTACGCCGAACGTTTCATCGAGCGTGGCATGCTGTTGCATTGCGAGTTGCCTAAAACAACCTTATTGCGCGTACACTTCAGCTTCCTTCTGAGCCGGCAAGCGCGGGTGTAGGAGGTTGCTGAAGAAAGACCACTGACGCTTAGCCTGCTCTGCCGCTCAGCGTGCTCAGCTAGAAGCAGCGAAAGGCACTGCTGCTCATCGGGACTGAGTCTTTGCCAGAGCCAGT
Coding sequences within it:
- a CDS encoding right-handed parallel beta-helix repeat-containing protein, with the translated sequence MKGNHWLIMTLSGFALGLAFMPVEAWRVSATGAHPGVLYVSATDPTCGGQSPCFSTIQAAVNAAAEGDEIRVAAGTYTGVATATVGGNSFRQVVLITKSLTLQGGYSTTNWTQPNPTQNPTVIDAQRQGRGISIVGNGTQTVTVAGFTITNGDYSGLGNPPGVARLVCSRTGSDCGGGLFAFRVRLHLRDCTITNNIASRTRIFSDGGGAYLWELIGGSRVENTTFTDNQAPSSGGSGGGLNIVFGSSVAIVNSRFERNQAASYGGGLAIFQPDEGISIENSTFTGNRVSDDGGALEARLTFEGTALRLNRVIMRQNQARSQGAAISLIKQGTSAASVQMTNVVLASNTLLSPGDFGAVFNVDVLSGEMELRLAHLTWAAQPALSALRLGGAPTRATLTNTLIDSAGSAFVGHQVSGEVRIRHINTLTNRVGVLHAAEAGMPIFEAVNPLRGDPRLDATHHLQAGSAAIDAGVNAGVTDDVDGDRRPFGAGFDIGADEFVGPRAKGQ
- a CDS encoding MBL fold metallo-hydrolase encodes the protein MPSVSRLGTIIADEDMRIVVLGSGTSVPHRARNSAGFWVQTDELRLLLDCGAGVLHAMPRYGLDWVNITHVFLTHFHLDHIAELPALLFALKHSPGVEQRTAPLRIMGPVGTARLLKMWEEAVGYELLTLRFPVEIEDVEPGREYVLLPGHWMRLHKTPHTSESLAVRVDERGTSVGYTGDTAYADDLAEFFHHLDLLIAECSFAKPRADVRHMSIPEVAQLARRAKVARLVATHLYPELDALDVKTEIAKIFPGSVIIAYDGLSLDI